A window of Macaca thibetana thibetana isolate TM-01 chromosome 7, ASM2454274v1, whole genome shotgun sequence genomic DNA:
ATGGCAACAAGTCCTGGATCACTAATGGCCCTGATGCTGACGTCCTGATTGTCTATGCCAAGACAGATCTGGCTGCTACGCCGGCTTCTCGGGGCATCACGGCCTTCATTGTAGAGAAGGTGAGTATAGATGGGTGTAGGGCCGGGGAGGCTTCTGCCTCCTGACAGTGGAACCAGAGATAGCCCCTTCACTGATCTCAAATGCAAGCAGTGTTGTGTGCTCTGCAAGGCCCCAGAGGTGGGGATGAGGCAGAGAGCAGACTGCAAGGAGGGTAACCAGGAAGTCCAGGGCAGATGGGTCACTTCTGAAGACAGTGGAGCCGTCCTCAGTGCCAGGCCACACAAAGAGGTCTAGAAAGGGAAGGACTGAAAGGAGGTCAGGACGTGACAGTCAGGGTACATTGGTGGACCTGATGAGTGTGGccgtgggagactgaggtgtggGTGGGATATAAGTGGAGACTGCCCCTGCAACAGCCTTGACAACAAAAGCAAGAAGGAAGCAGAGCAGGAGTTCAAACAAAAAGTTAGGAGTTTGGGTGTGTTTTTAGGAATGAGAGAACTGAGCAAAGTTTTTggtcagaagggaaaaaaaaagggaagaaaaaggaaaatagaggGAGCAATTGAGGCGTCTGGGAATGAGTGGGCAGAACACAATGGTGAGCGGGGACAGGAGAGAGAAGGATGGGTTACAGGTGATGGTGCAGGAACCACCTGCCTGGCGATCATGAGGAGGAAGCCAGGGGCCCTGTGAGGGCTGGGGCCACGGGGGGGAGTTGGCAGAGAGTTTCACGAGCGAGTATTGTAAAGGTTTGCGGTACCCTCCATAGAGGGGGGGGAAGTAGCTGTCTAGAGTTGGAGCAGTAGGGACCTGGCTGAGATTGGAAATCTCAAGGTTATGTGATGCCCTGCTCATTACAGGTCGAACGGCAGCATGTTCAGCACTCTGCTGGGCACTTGCCAAAACATGCTGCAATCCAGTAGTCCAGGTCAAAGCACAGAGGGCTCAGTTCAGCCCTAGTGATATCCTTTTGGGTACAGACAGGAGAAAACAGAGGATAAGGGAATTGACTGGGCAGATGACAGTGTCTTGGAAGTAATGTCCCCTGGGGGAAGGAAATAAGGCCGGGGGGTCAGGAGGGCTCAGAGAACTGAGCATATCATTGAGAAAGAACTGTCCCCTTGAGAACTGGGGAGAACACAAGCTAGTGGCAGAGGAGGCTGGGATCAATCTGGGGCGTTAGCACTTGAAGGACCTGGGGGGAGCATGGGACTAGGATGCTGCCATGCTGTGCAGGTACAGGGACTCAGTAGGAAGGTGGGTGCCTTCTTCCCAGGGGCCTTTCCTTTACCAGGCCCCCTTGGGGCTAATCTGTAACCAGGACTGCCTTTTGATTCCTATAAAGGGTATACCTGGCTTTAGCACCTCTAAGAAGCTGGACAAGCTGGGGATGAGGGGCTCTGACACCTGTGAGCTAATCTTTGAAGACTGTAAGGTTCCTGGTAAGTAGCACCGAGAATCGGGGAGCCCCTCTCCTGACCCCCTTCCAGGCTGATCTGGCTGTTCTCAAGATGAGAAAGCCTCTGGGTTAGACAGGCTTGGCATTGTTAGCTCTTCAGTGACATGTGGCTAGGCTGTGAGCTGGGGCTGCGGGACAGCGCTCCTTCCTGTCCAGGGCCCTGCAGCGGCATGCCTAACTGGCATCACACGCTCCACATAGAGTCTGTACTCAGTAGCCAGAGAAGGGTCAGACCTACCCTTTCCCACTGATGTCCTTCAGTCTTCCTGTACTTTCGCCCGTCCACCGCATGTAAGTAACTCATTAACtcacatttttgtaaaaaaaatttaaacatgagtTATTCATTTTTAGCATTAAtgatgctaagaaaaaaaaaacacctgaatCCACTGATGGAAACCAGACTCAGTGAAGAGAAGGCAGTTCTGTTTGAGTATGAGTATTTTCTCCCCCGAGGTGTAACTGAAATATGACATGGTGGAGCACTGTGGGAGAGCCAGCGCAGCCATCATGTACTAACCAGACCAGGGGCGTGGATTTGttgtttgggtattttttttttttttttttcgagaaggagtcttggctctgtcacccaggctagagtgtagtggcgtgatctcggctcactgcagcctccaccttccaggttccaatgattctcatgcctcagcctcccgaatagctgggattatgggcacacgccaccctgcccagctaatttttttttgtttttttgagatggagtgtcactcttgttgcccaggctggagtgcaatggtgcgatctcagctcactgcaacctctgtcccctgggttcagccttctgagtagctgggatgacaggcacacaccaccacgccccgctaattttgtaattttagtagacagatggggtttcaccatgttggccaggctgctcttgaactcctggcctcaggtgatccacccgtctcagcctcccaaagtgccaggattataggcctgagccaccgcgcctggccaggggCGTGGATTTGATCACCAGTTAGGTTTGCTGTCTGCCTCAGCCATGTACCATGCCTATCACTGACAGCCCAAAAAAGTGTGCTTTAATTACAGGGAGCATCCAGGGAGGGGAACCTGTGCAGCTCCTTCTTTGTTGACAGGAAAAAATTCAGCTAGCATTAAAGGCAGGTCAGTGGTGTCAACTCATTTTCCTGCCCACACCTCCCAAGGCCATCCAGTCTGGCTTACTGGGTGGAGAGGTGCTCAGCAGCTTCTGTTACTATCTCTGAATGGCCTGTCTCCTGGACAAAGAAGCTTTCGTGGACTACCCTGCAGGGAGGTGACACTGGACCAGAGCTGACTCCACCTGGGGAAAGAGTAACTCTCTGGTTTCTTTATAGGTGCCTGTGTAGAAAGAGTCAGGGAGGGATTGGGTGACTTCTAGACCaattaacttttcttctttcccatccAAGGGAGtccagagagggaagggaaagatctAACAACCCTGGGCTTTGTGGTTGGCCTTGTGGATGGGGTGGGGGTCCTGGCAGCTCCACTTCTGACTGGAAGGGGTTCACTTGATCGTTTTCTTTTACCTGGAACCTTAGTTGAATAAAGGTCAAGTGACATATTTTAGTGCCTTACTTGAGAGCCATGTTTCCACATCTAGTACCTTTGATAAAAGTGAGGAGGCTGTGGACAGCTCTCTCCCTCTGACCAGCACTTACCCTGGCAGCTGCCAACATCCTGGGCCATGAGAATAAGGGTGTCTACGTGCTGATGAGTGGGCTGGACCTGGAGCGGCTGGTGCTGGCCGGGGGGCCTCTCGGGTAAGTGTGAGGCTTGGGGGAAGCTGGGCTCTGTCGGCCTCCTTGGCCAGTGGCCCACCATGAGCAGCAGCATCCTTCCCCTTGGGGGCCAAAGGGAGCTGCCTCCTGGCCCCGCACTCTCCTGGGAGACAAAAAGAACCACCTCCTCCCATGTTGAATTTCTTCCCACAGCAGGGAAATACCATTAAGTGACAGACCAAAGGCCTGAGGAGCAGGGTGGCTCACTCGGCTGTGGAACGACACCTGGGCTGTCACACCCCTGCACCTCTGGTCAGTCAATGCCATAACTGCGGCTAGACTTTCTGAGGCTGCTTTTCTCCTCCCTGGGACTCCGGCCTTCCCACGCTAGCAttttgccaccacgcccagtgggATGAGGAGGTGCCCATAGGACCTTTCTCCTTTCTGACAGGCTCATGCAAGCGGTCCTGGACCACACCATTCCCTACCTGCACGTGAGGGAAGCCTTTGGCCAGAAGATCGGCCACTTCCAGGTGAGCCGCGTGCTTTTGCTGACATGTACGCTTCGACTGGGCTgaagttttctttgaaaagagaGGAAGTGAGGTGGGCACCGTGGATGTTCACTGTCTCCTCTAGCAAATTGAGCTTGACTGCTTGGAATGCAGTCTTCCTCAGCATGCAGCCCGGCTCTGGAAGTCATCAGGAAGTTCATCACATTGCCACCTCGATGCCTGTGTGAGGTGGATGAACTAGACGTTGTAAGGTTGGAGAGCAAAGTGTGCAGGTTGTGGGGGCAGAAGGGAAAGAGGTTGCTATTTGTAGTTAGACCACCTGGTCCGAAGAAGCTGCTGGAAGGTAATAAGCGTTGGAGTAAATGGTGCCTTGGGAGCCATGCCTTTCGGAGGCAGTGATGGCCACTTGAGGGTGTCATGCGGGCCGTGGAATGGCCACTCTCTGGCCCTAACTCCCACACCTGCCTCCATCTCCGTCATCCTGGGTAAATCCCATCTCCTCTCCATGCCCCTGCTTCCTCATCCTTGGCTGTCTTGTTGCCGTTGCTGACCTGGCTTTTGGTAACTGGGAGAGTGTTCCAGCATGTTGACCTGTGACATCCCTTTGTGCTCAGTTGATGCAGGGGAAGATGGCTGACATGTACACCCGCCTCATGGCATGTCGGCAGTACGTCTACAATGTTGCCAAGGCCTGCGATGAGGGCCACTGCACTGCCAAGGTGAGAACCGCCTCAGTCCAGGAGAGGGGGGGCAGTGGGCCGGCGGCTGGGACTTGCTGTCTGCGTGCCTCGCAGGGCCCTGCTGACCTGAGCTTCCTCCCGTAGGACTGTGCAGGTGTGATTCTTTACTCAGCTGAGTGCGCCACACAGGTAGCCCTGGATGGCATTCAGTGTTTTGGTGAGTgatccccactccccactcccagggCTCCCTCACTCTTGGGGCCTGTGGCTGCTTCAGAAAGCGTTTCagggcgggcgtggtggctcacacccataatctcagcactttgggaggccgaggcgggtggatcacctgaggccaggaattcgagactagcctggcctacatagtgaaaccccatgccgggcgtgatggtgcatgcctgtaatcccagctacttgggaggctgaggcaagagaatcgcttgaacccgggaggtggaggttgcagtgagccaagattgcaccattgcactccagcctgggtgacagactgagattctgtctcaaaaaaaaaaaagcagtctccTCTCCACTCCTCACTATGTGCTTATGCTAGGCCCAGATGAGCTGGGACCTTTGGGCTCTTTCTGTCCCAGTTACAAGGTGGAAATGgaaagcaaatgagaaaactgcTAGATGCCAGGAGTTGCTGCTGCCTTCAGCAACACCCCCCTCTCATCCTCCCTGCCTCATAGACGctaggaaatggggaaagggagaTGTCTCAGAGGTAGACCAGCCTTGTTTCCATGCTGTGTGGTGGTTAAGAGCATAGACTCGAGCCGAGCAGCTGAGGTTTGAATCCTTGAGCTGCTATGCTGGCGTCCTCTCATCCCCATTTGCCATGCCTGTCAGTGGCACCCCTCTTTCTTTGTCTGGTATCCTTAGCACTCTGAGTGGCCTTTCAGCTGCAACCTCTTGCCCACCCTACCCAACAAGGTACAGTAGTCCCTTCTTCTCCTCAGCTTTGCTTTTCACAGCTTCATTTACTGTGGTCAACCAAGGTCCAAATACACTAAATGGTGCTGGGCTcacaccaataatcccagcactttgggaggccaaggtgggcgggtcacccgaggtcagaagtttgagaccatcctggccaacatggagaaaccccatctctcctaaaaatacaaaaattaactgggcgtggtggtgcatgcctgtaatcccagctacttgggaggctgaggcaggagaatcgctggaacccgtgaggcagaggttgcagtgagccgagatcgtgccactgcactccagcctgggtgacagcaagactccatctcaaaaaaaaaaagtgcagctgggcacagtggctcatacctgtaactccagcactttaggaggctgaggcgggtgaatcacctgaggtcaggagttcgagaccagcctggccaacatggtgaaaccccatctctactaaaaatacaaaaaaaaaaaaaaattagccaagtgtgatggcgggagcctgtaatcccagctatttggaaggctgaggctgaagaatcgcttgaacccaggaggcggaagttgcagtaaccggagattacgccattgcactccagcctgggtgacaagagtgaaactccatctcaaaaaaaaaaaaaaaaaaaggccaggcgcagtggcttacacctgtaatcccagcactttgggaggccgaggcaggcagatcacctgaggtcaggagtttgagaccagcctgaccaacatggtgaaaccctatctctactaaaaatacaaaaattagccggggccgggcgcggtggctcaagcctgtaatcccagcactttgggaggccgaggcgggtggatcacgaggtcaggagatcgagactatcctggctaacatggtgaaaccccgtctctactaaaaatacaaaaaactagcagggcgtggtggcgggcgcctgtagtcccagctacttgggaggctgaggcgggagaatggcgtgaacccgggaggcggagcttgcagtgagccgagatcacgccactgcactccagcctgggagacacagcgagactccgtctcaaaaaaaaaaaaaaaaaaaaattagccgggtgtggtggtgcgtgcctataatcccggctactcaggaggctgaggcaggagaattgcttgaactttggaggcagaggctgcagtgagccaagatcatgccactgcccgccaacctgggtgacagagcacaactccttctcaaaaaaaaaaaagctaaatggaaatttctagaaataagCAGTTCATAAGTTTAAAATCCACACTATTCTGAATACCATGATGAAGCATTGTGCCATGCTGCTGTGTCATGTTTGGCACGTGAAACGTCCCTTTGTGCAGCCTATCCATGCTATGTGGGCTACCTGCCCGTTAGTAGTCACCTAGAGTATCCATCAGCTGTCTTGGTATCACAGTGCCTGTGTTCAAGtaactcttattattttactcagtggccccaaagtgcaagaatAGTGATGCTGGCATGTCATAATAGTTCTGTTTTAGTATTAGTTATTATTGTTGATCTCTTATTGTGCCTAACTCATAAATTAAACTTgctcataaatatgtatgtataggggaaaaaacaacatatatatggggtttggtactatccacggtttcaggcatccactggggtcttggaatgtatcccccaagGATAAGAAGGGACTAGTGCATTCCCCACACCCCTCCATCTTGCTACCTTTTGCTGCTTTTCTTTAATCAGTCTCTCCTCCTATGACCTGTTTCTATATACTCGGccttctctttgctttctttgttttgccCACTGTCAAtcacttcctttcttctctgcccAAACCCTTGTTGCAGGTGGCAATGGCTACATCAATGACTTTCCCATGGGCCGCTTTCTTCGAGATGCCAAGCTGTATGAGATAGGGGCTGGGACCAGCGAGGTGAGGCGGCTGGTCATCGGCAGAGCCTTCAA
This region includes:
- the IVD gene encoding isovaleryl-CoA dehydrogenase, mitochondrial isoform X2; this translates as MATATRLLRWRVASWRLRPPLAGFVSQRAHSLLPVDDAINGLSEEQRQLRQTMAKFLQEHLAPKAQEIDCSNEFKNLREFWKQLGNLGVLGITAPVQYGGSGLGYLEHVLVMEEISRASGAVGLSYGAHSNLCVNQLVRNGNEAQKEKYLPKLTSGEYIGALAMSEPNSGSDVVSMKLKAEKKGDHYVLNGNKSWITNGPDADVLIVYAKTDLAATPASRGITAFIVEKGIPGFSTSKKLDKLGMRGSDTCELIFEDCKVPAANILGHENKGVYVLMSGLDLERLVLAGGPLGLMQAVLDHTIPYLHVREAFGQKIGHFQLMQGKMADMYTRLMACRQYVYNVAKACDEGHCTAKDCAGVILYSAECATQVALDGIQCFGGNGYINDFPMGRFLRDAKLYEIGAGTSEVRRLVIGRAFNADFH
- the IVD gene encoding isovaleryl-CoA dehydrogenase, mitochondrial isoform X1 produces the protein MATATRLLRWRVASWRLRPPLAGFVSQRAHSLLPVDDAINGLSEEQRQLRQTMAKFLQEHLAPKAQEIDCSNEFKNLREFWKQLGNLGVLGITAPVQYGGSGLGYLEHVLVMEEISRASGAVGLSYGAHSNLCVNQLVRNGNEAQKEKYLPKLTSGEYIGALAMSEPNSGSDVVSMKLKAEKKGDHYVLNGNKSWITNGPDADVLIVYAKTDLAATPASRGITAFIVEKGIPGFSTSKKLDKLGMRGSDTCELIFEDCKVPALTLAAANILGHENKGVYVLMSGLDLERLVLAGGPLGLMQAVLDHTIPYLHVREAFGQKIGHFQLMQGKMADMYTRLMACRQYVYNVAKACDEGHCTAKDCAGVILYSAECATQVALDGIQCFGGNGYINDFPMGRFLRDAKLYEIGAGTSEVRRLVIGRAFNADFH